TTGGTGGTGGTTGGTACAACATTTTATGTTTTCCCCCATACTTCCTTACATCCCTTATCCCATATGATGACATGCAATTAGTCTAGCATTTTCTATAATCATCTCACATCGATTAATCaaaaattagattaaaaaaaaatatgtgaaattgattcATCTTTAAGGCTATCATCACGGAACATAGTTGGACAATCCTTATATATAATATGAATTTTACCAAGGCTAAAAACTCTAAAAGCTGTATGTtaaaatataatgaaaaataGAGCATGTGAGTATAGATATTTTACAAGTTTTCTTGACATCCTAAATTCCCAAAGTTGTATCTTTTCAACAAATTTCAACCAAACCCAAATTATATAATCTCAGTAGGAATTGAGGGGAGAAATAATGAGATGAATAAAGAAATCAAAGCAAGAGACATATAATTGTGTATGACATCAAGTTCGATGACAGCTGCAAAGCAGACAAGGTTTGAGAGGGAACAAAGCGGCATTAATATatcatataaaaaaatatatatataaataagagCATTCTAAAAGAGATGAAAGAGagcaaaattattaaatataatggAGGCATGTTCCTTTGGGGTCAGCAAGATCACAGGCACTATCTTCCGAgctttaaaaaaaaagggttatGGAGATGCATACGAAGTATTCCGATATTAgcttaatttgtccatttccTTAGCCTTGATATGAATGCCCATGACCCTCTTATGTGCATAGCCATATTTAAGCATAAAGTTCTGAGTTTTGATAAGAAATGGAACCATTGGAGTGTATGGGAGCCTTATCTACACACTTGAGAGATATGGGGCCTTGTCTTTATTGATGACCAAGCCCTTTCCATTATTTCAAGCTAACTCAAACACAGATATAAATTAGGTTAGAATTTCATATTCAATATGACCCTTCCACCATCATTAATTGGTTTTAAAGTCGCATGCTTCTgctaattattattatgattttaggTTCAAATTTGATGTTGGGGGAAAGTCCCACCTACTCAAATCTGAGTGTCCCCTCTTTGTATGATCATATTCTATTTGAGTGGCTATCAATTAAAGCTGAGTGTGTGAAACATCCATTTGTCCTATTTTggtattgaaaaaaaaatagtttagggAGTAAACAAtaccatttttttaaaagaaaaatgttaAATACTAGCTCACTTACACAAAAGTGTGTCCTTGGCATTCAAGTAAATAGATAGTGTCGGTTTTTAGGTTCAAATCTCTACCAAACAAGAAGACTTAAAAGACTAAACTAACATCTATAAATGATCTACCTAGGCCTGCACATGCATGCTGCATGCAACAGCTTACTATGGAGGGGATTTCGATTCTTTATTATCTCTTATCCTTTTTGGCTTTGAAATTGTGGATGAGAAGTAGTTTATTACAAAACGAAGCATGGGATTTTGACAAAAGAGGTGATGGAGACAGATATGAGAGGAATGTCAAAAGATTAGGAGGCATAATAAAGCATGTGATAAAGCTTAAACTCCCATTGCGGTGGGAAAACCCGTATCTGAATATATGCCAATTTATACGTTTCTGTATGTATAAATTCTGATCACCATTAGTGAAGTCAGTGTAATGTGGGGGAAAGTATAGCATCTTATttgatgaattgacagataattTTGTTCATATTAGAgtgttgtttttttttaagtTGAATTTGAGTTATGAACTGGTCTGCAAGTTGAGCTATAAAGAGAGCATGGGGCTCCATTCAAGAAACAAAGACTGAACATAAATTTTGTTCTTCCTTgacaggaaaaaaaaaaaaaacaagaaagtTTATTTGCATTTCTTTTTGCTCTTTATCGTTGCATTTGGacaagaaatgaaaagaaaaatgaaaggaaCAAGCTAATGATCATCCCCTTTGAGAACTGATTCTTTTTATACTTTGCCAACTTCTTCTTCCATTTCTTTCTAGGGCCACAAACTCCATTGTTGAAGCTAGCAAGAGCAGGCTGATATACAGAAACTTAAAAAAGTTAAATCACCTTTATCTCATCTCTCCACTACTCCTCCATTCTCTAATTTCCATAAAACCACCTGTCCGTTTTGAAACTTTACAATGAGTTCATAGTTTAAAAAAACAATGGTGTGCAATGTTAGAAAATATAGCCCAAAAAAGGAATCAGTAGATATTCGTCACTTAACCGGTGACCTTGTTGTAGGTAGTTTCCAGTTGGAGAAGACTGCAAAAATCCAAAGTGGTGTTGGAATGCGGGTCCTCCCTGTAATAATTCAATGGTTATcaacaaattttcaataaaaaaaaaactggGAAATATAAGTTAAAATTTGGTGGAACTACCTGAAAGTGTGTTGCAGAGAACCCCTGGGGATAATGGAGGACACTTTCCTCCACTGAAGCATGATTATTGGTGTGAGCAAAATTGTTCTAGAAAATTATTGTCATAGTTAACACCATTACTAAAAAAAGAGGGTGATTTAGAGAAGATGTCAAACAAACTTATATTACCTTGATGAGAGGAGAGCTGGCAGTATCATCAAGTAACGAAGGCAATTCTTGATGAACTTCCCTTTGTCTTTGATGCTCTTTCTTCCTATGTCTTTTAGTACCACCATTTTTATTCAGTGTAGCACCTTTAGGTAAAGTATATTGATAATGATTATCATCATTGAAATAACCATTATCTACATTCAAGTGTGGAGGCCCAGAAGATGCATCAGAAACCATGGAAAGGTCTTCTTCTTCATCAACAACCTCTTCTTTACCTTTATACTTGCCACGTTCATCACAAAAACCACTTGATTTATGAGAAAGATTACCAGAAAGAAAAGACTGTTCTAAGTAACTAGTCCAACCAGATTCACACCCACTACTACACTCAGAGGCCAAAACATtcattttctttctctctctctctctctctctctctctcttgctAATTAATCAAAACAAAGGCCCTCAATGCTGTTTCCCCTCAATCGATGGGGTTCTTTCTATgaaggaaaagaagaaagaagaaaaactaTAAAAAGGATGGTAAGTGTAACTCAGAGATGCTGAGGTTATATGTGTGCCCTATATAAGGGTGTTAGATAAAGTAGGATAGAAGGTAAGGGGAGTGAAAAAACAAGAGCAATTAAGAGAATCAGACTCAAATCCTAGACTAGTTTTGTCTTCATCCTCCCCATTCAGCCATTGATGTGAATGAATCAAAAGTGCCAGTTGGGTGGGTTCTAGTGGGTGCATGTAAGTAAAAAAGAAAGAGAGGAAGCCCCTTCACATGCTAGACAGCAAGGCACTGTATGTACCCTCTTCAGAAAAACTGGGCACACATCCATTTTCATTACTCGGACACCCATCCCCTTCACCATTAATATACTCTCATTTCTCAATCCCCTCATCCCTTTCTATTTAATCTACTCCCATTATCCCTTTGTTTTTGGGTTGGGTTCCATGCTTCTTAAGCAAATATTG
This window of the Gossypium arboreum isolate Shixiya-1 chromosome 12, ASM2569848v2, whole genome shotgun sequence genome carries:
- the LOC108478417 gene encoding protein SOB FIVE-LIKE 5-like isoform X1 — its product is MNVLASECSSGCESGWTSYLEQSFLSGNLSHKSSGFCDERGKYKGKEEVVDEEEDLSMVSDASSGPPHLNVDNGYFNDDNHYQYTLPKGATLNKNGGTKRHRKKEHQRQREVHQELPSLLDDTASSPLIKNNFAHTNNHASVEESVLHYPQGFSATHFQGGPAFQHHFGFLQSSPTGNYLQQGHRLLLLASTMEFVALERNGRRSWQSIKRISSQRG
- the LOC108478417 gene encoding protein SOB FIVE-LIKE 5-like isoform X4, with amino-acid sequence MNVLASECSSGCESGWTSYLEQSFLSGNLSHKSSGFCDERGKYKGKEEVVDEEEDLSMVSDASSGPPHLNVDNGYFNDDNHYQYTLPKGATLNKNGGTKRHRKKEHQRQREVHQELPSLLDDTASSPLIKWRKVSSIIPRGSLQHTFREDPHSNTTLDFCSLLQLETTYNKVTGGFMEIREWRSSGEMR
- the LOC108478417 gene encoding protein SOB FIVE-LIKE 5-like isoform X3; translated protein: MNVLASECSSGCESGWTSYLEQSFLSGNLSHKSSGFCDERGKYKGKEEVVDEEEDLSMVSDASSGPPHLNVDNGYFNDDNHYQYTLPKGATLNKNGGTKRHRKKEHQRQREVHQELPSLLDDTASSPLIKNNFAHTNNHASVEESVLHYPQGFSATHFQGGPAFQHHFGFLQSSPTGNYLQQGHRWFYGN
- the LOC108478417 gene encoding protein SOB FIVE-LIKE 5-like isoform X6 — its product is MNVLASECSSGCESGWTSYLEQSFLSGNLSHKSSGFCDERGKYKGKEEVVDEEEDLSMVSDASSGPPHLNVDNGYFNDDNHYQYTLPKGATLNKNGGTKRHRKKEHQRQREVHQELPSLLDDTASSPLIKWRKVSSIIPRGSLQHTFREDPHSNTTLDFCSLLQLETTYNKVTACSC
- the LOC108478417 gene encoding protein SOB FIVE-LIKE 5-like isoform X2, which produces MNVLASECSSGCESGWTSYLEQSFLSGNLSHKSSGFCDERGKYKGKEEVVDEEEDLSMVSDASSGPPHLNVDNGYFNDDNHYQYTLPKGATLNKNGGTKRHRKKEHQRQREVHQELPSLLDDTASSPLIKNNFAHTNNHASVEESVLHYPQGFSATHFQGGPAFQHHFGFLQSSPTGNYLQQGGFMEIREWRSSGEMR
- the LOC108478417 gene encoding protein SOB FIVE-LIKE 5-like isoform X5, with protein sequence MNVLASECSSGCESGWTSYLEQSFLSGNLSHKSSGFCDERGKYKGKEEVVDEEEDLSMVSDASSGPPHLNVDNGYFNDDNHYQYTLPKGATLNKNGGTKRHRKKEHQRQREVHQELPSLLDDTASSPLIKWRKVSSIIPRGSLQHTFREDPHSNTTLDFCSLLQLETTYNKVVLWKLENGGVVER